The Arachis ipaensis cultivar K30076 chromosome B07, Araip1.1, whole genome shotgun sequence genomic interval NNNNNNNNNNNNNNNNNNNNNNNNNNNNNNNNNNNNNNNNNNNNNNNNNNNNNNNNNNNNNNNNNNNNNNNNNNNNNNNNNNNNNNNNNNNNNNNNNNNNNNNNNNNNNNNNNNNNNNNNNNNNNNNNNNNNNNNNNNNNNNNNNNNNNNNNNNNNNNNNNNNNNNNNNNNNNNNNNNNNNNNNNNNNNNNNNNNNNNNNNNNNNNNNNNNNNNNNNNNNNNNNNNNNNNNNNNNNNNNNNNNNNNNNNNNNNNNNNNNNNNNNNNNNNNNNNNNNNNNNNNNNNNNNNNNNNNNNNNNNNNNNNNNNNNNNNNNNNNNNNNNNNNNNNNNNNNNNNNNNNNNNNNNNNNNNNNNNNNNNNNNNNNNNNNNNNNNNNNNNNNNNNNNNNNNNNNNNNNNNNNNNNNNNNNNNNNNNNNNNNNNNNNNNNNNNNNNNNNNNNNNNNNNNNNNNNNNNNNNNNNNNNNNNNNNNNNNNNNNNNNNNNNNNNNNNNNNNNNNNNNNNNNNNNNNNNNNNNNNNNNNNNNNNNNNNNNNNNNNNNNNNNNNNNNNNNNNNNNNNNNNNNNNNNNNNNNNNNNNNNNNNNNNNNNNNNNNNNNNNNNNNNNNNNNNNNNNNNNNNNNNNNNNNNNNNNNNNNNNNNNNNNNNNNNNNNNNNNNNNNNNNNNNNNNNNNNNNNNNNNNNNNNNNNNNNNNNNNNNNNNNNNNNNNNNNNNNNNNNNNNNNNNNNNNNNNNNNNNNNNNNNNNNNNNNNNNNNNNNNNNNNNNNNNNNNNNNNNNNNNNNNNNNNNNNNNNNNNNNNNNNNNNNNNNNNNNNNNNNNNNNNNNNNNNNNNNNNNNNNNNNNNNNNNNNNNNNNNNNNNNNNNNNNNNNNNNNNNNNNNNNNNNNNNNNNNNNNNNNNNNNNNNNNNNNNNNNNNNNNNNNNNNNNNNNNNNNNNNNNNNNNNNNNNNNNNNNNNNNNNNNNNNNNNNNNNNNNNNNNNNNNNNNNNNNNNNNNNNNNNNNNNNNNNNNNNNNNNNNNNNNNNNNNNNNNNNNNNNNNNNNNNNNNNNNNNNNNNNNNNNNNNNNNNNNNNNNNNNNNNNNNNNNNNNNNNNNNNNNNNNNNNNNNNNNNNNNNNNNNNNNNNNNNNNNNNNNNNNNNNNNNNNNNNNNNNNNNNNNNNNNNNNNNNNNNNNNNNNNNNNNNNNNNNNNNNNNNNNNNNNNNNNNNNNNNNNNNNNNNNNNNNNNNNNNNNNNNNNNNNNNNNNNNNNNNNNNNNNNNNNNNNNNNNNNNNNNNNNNNNNNNNNNNNNNNNNNNNNNNNNNNNNNNNNNNNNNNNNNNNNNNNNNNNNNNNNNNNNNNNNNNNNNNNNNNNNNNNNNNNNNNNNNNNNNNNNNNNNNNNNNNNNNNNNNNNNNNNNNNNNNNNNNNNNNNNNNNNNNNNNNNNNNNNNNNNNNNNNNNNNNNNNNNNNNNNNNNNNNNNNNNNNNNNNNNNNNNNNNNNNNNNNNNNNNNNNNNNNNNNNNNNNNNNNNNNNNNNNNNNNNNNNNNNNNNNNNNNNNNNNNNNNNNNNNNNNNNNNNNNNNNNNNNNNNNNNNNNNNNNNNNNNNNNNNNNNNNNNNNNNNNNNNNNNNNNNNNNNNNNNNNNNNNNNNNNNNNNNNNNNNNNNNNNNNNNNNNNNNNNNNNNNNNNNNNNNNNNNNNNNNNNNNNNNNNNNNNNNNNNNNNNNNNNNNNNNNNNNNNNNNNNNNNNNNNNNNNNNNNNNNNNNNNNNNNNNNNNNNNNNNNNNNNNNNNNNNNNNNNNNNNNNNNNNNNNNNNNNNNNNNNNNNNNNNNNNNNNNNNNNNNNNNNNNNNNNNNNNNNNNNNNNNNNNNNNNNNNNNNNNNNNNNNNNNNNNNNNNNNNNNNNNNNNNNNNNNNNNNNNNNNNNNNNNNNNNNNNNNNNNNNNNNNNNNNNNNNNNNNNNNNNNNNNNNNNNNNNNNNNNNNNNNNNNNNNNNNNNNNNNNNNNNNNNNNNNNNNNNNNNNNNNNNNNNNNNNNNNNNNNNNNNNNNNNNNNNNNNNNNNNNNNNNNNNNNNNNNNNNNNNNNNNNNNNNNNNNNNNNNNNNNNNNNNNNNNNNNNNNNNNNNNNNNNNNNNNNNNNNNNNNNNNNNNNNNNNNNNNNNNNNNNNNNNNNNNNNNNNNNNNNNNNNNNNNNNNNNNNNNNNNNNNNNNNNNNNNNNNNNNNNNNNNNNNNNNNNNNNNNNNNNNNNNNNNNNNNNNNNNNNNNNNNNNNNNNNNNNNNNNNNNNNNNNNNNNNNNNNNNNNNNNNNNNNNNNNNNNNNNNNNNNNNNNNNNNNNNNNNNNNNNNNNNNNNNNNNNNNNNNNNNNNNNNNNNNNNNNNNNNNNNNNNNNNNNNNNNNNNNNNNNNNNNNNNNNNNNNNNNNNNNNNNNNNNNNNNNNNNNNNNNNNNNNNNNNNNNNNNNNNNNNNNNNNNNNNNNNNNNNNNNNNNNNNNNNNNNNNNNNNNNNNNNNNNNNNNNNNNNNNNNNNNNNNNNNNNNNNNNNNNNNNNNNNNNNNNNNNNNNNNNNNNNNNNNNNNNNNNNNNNNNNNNNNNNNNNNNNAAGGGCACAGACCTCATTTTGGATCCTGTTGCATAAAGATTCAACCAATTGATTTCTGTCAAATCCCATATTAACCACTTCCTGAAGAAGCTCTTCGTCAATCTGCAAAACCATGATATTGGTGGATTTTGTATATATGAACTGATTATAATATATCCAGAAATTCAAATGAAAATGCAACAACAAAAGCCAAAGTTTAGGTTCAAAATCAGCAACAATATCAACTCAGCCAGAGCATTCCAAATTTCAAATATTCACAAACAAACCAACAAATCATGAAACAGAAACTATAGATATTCAATTGGAGCACCTAAATCTTTTCAAATGCATGTAAGATAGAGCAGTTGGCACATCTGTTTTACAAAAAGTGATAGTGACGAATAAAAAGATTGTTATGCAAATCTGTTTTACAATTACACATGATGTGTAGATAGAGTAGTTGGCACTAAGAAAATTAGAGGAGTATAGCAAAATAGGGTGACATTAAAACATGCAAGGTTTTGATAAATTGGAGCAAATAAATAAGAAACAGAAGAATTTATTGCCAATATCTGACCTGCGATAGTGTCGCGCAGTTTCGATCAGCAGTGGCATTGATTAGCACCTGACATGTTAAgtaagtgaataagtgtgagtatcAAAATTGTTTAAGGTGGAGTTAATGTCAAAAATAAAAACCAGGCAAATTGATAAACATAAGGACACTATTCTATTCTTTATCAGAAGGtaagataaagaacaaatatGTTCCTTTTGCTTCACTCAAATTTTAACTCCAGTTGGCACAGTCTCAGAGAAAGACCAAACTTTGAAATGCTGAATTCAATGATAGGAATATTTAGGAACATGAAGCTCAACTCAAAACACATGGAATTAGTTAACAGATAGAGTGAAGAAGAGGTACCTATCACGGATTTGAACTTGTTCCATCATGGACGTCATTCTTTGCTGATAAGCTTCTGGAAGTGATTCCAAACCAGCTAACATGCTCTTAtccatgattcaattcaattcaactcaACCTAGTGTTCTTCATTCACATTAATCATATATGATCTGTTAAACACGATTTTACAATGAAATAATATGTTGAACTGATTATGGCGAGATATATGATCTAGTATTAATCAACCCAATTAATTAGCAGATGGATCAAAATCGAATTGAGAAAACTAATTCAAATAGAAACCGGAACCTGAAGAAGAGGTGTGGGGAGATTGCAGCAGAACTTTTCAAAGGAGAGAATTGCATCCGCACCCTTGGCATCGAAAATGACACCGATGAAACGCCTGCAGAGACatcgaaattgaaattgaaattgaaatgagaatgaaatgaaagttggagagagagagagaggttgggAGTATGAACAGGAAGTAATCGTAGAAGCCAAAAGTGAGGACAGGAGCACGGCAAGCCCTAGCAGTGGCGGTGGCTTCAATTGATGACCCCAGGAGCGACGACAGTGCACGGCGGAACAGCCTCCTTCTCTCTCACGTCGCGTCTTCGTCCTCTCTCTCCATCTCGTCTGCGAAtcgtctttctctctctctctctctcctctctctctgtaATCGTAGAAGCCAAAAGTGAGGACAGGAGCACGGCAAGCCCTAGCAGTGGCGGTGGCTTCAATTGATGACCCCAGGAGCGACGACAGGGAACAGCGGAACAGCCTCCTTCTCTCTCACGTCGCGTCTTCGTCCTCTCTCTCCATCTCGTCTGCGAAtcgtctttctctctctctctctctctctctctctctctcctctggaCTCCCTCCTCCACGACGGCGATGGCGGCGGCTACAGCGGCGTTGCAGCGGTGACCCCCTCTCACTCTATGTTCTCTTTGCTCGCGCTCTCATCTCTGTCTTCCTCCTCTCCTCCCTTTGGTTCACTCATTCTCTCCATCTCGGTGTGTATGTGAAAGGGTGCGTGAGTTAGGGTTAGGCATTTGAACAATTAATTGGAAGGTGACTCAGGGTTTTGAACAATTAATTGGAAGGTGAGTTGCGAAGGTGAGGGGGTGAAATTTTTCTCTGATCTGATGGCGAAAGTGAGGGTGTTGGAAGGTGAATGTGATTTAGTGATAAGGAGAAAAAAATTACTAAGTGTTGTGGGTGTATTTGGTTCTAGAtccattaggcatcacttttaaaatgcacccaaaacttaataaataggctaccCTCTAAAAGCGTCTTCTTTGATACGAAAAGCGAACTTATATATATTAActtacggctacgctttataagtgatttctataatacctaaggctacactttttaaatgatgccacaattgtgtatcattttctcttataaaaaggcaacacagagaaaagcgtagcctattctatgaataggctatgtttttcaaatgtagcttaaaaaaagtgtggttgaatggatatttttcttgtagtgactgaTGCCCAAACTAGCTTAGTTTTCTGAACTGATCTCTCAAAAAACAAAAGTGAGAGTCTAAAACAAGAGAAACACTAAATCTGAGTGCTTCCAAAAGAAGATGTTGATGTCGCTACCTAATCACTGTCAGAAGTCAAGTCCACGATCTCTATATCCATCTCTGGATCCTCATCGTCCTCAGAAATCAGATCCACAATCTCTATCTCTTCGAGCCCTCGTTGTTAGAAATAACAATGGCCTCTGGTGTACTCTGGGACTACCATCACTACAGTCGCCTACGAAAGCTGTACCACTAGCAGAAATCTGCTCAATTGCTGAGGGCATACAAGAAGCTGCAGTGGAAGTCCTGATAGGCTTTATGGTAAAAGGATCAGAGGAGCGAGTAGAAAAAGAATCTATTAACATATCCAAACCTACTAGAGGAGACTCAGGGATGTAGTCATCGACGACAGAGCCATGCTCAGGTACCACCTTACCATCCTGCTGTGCTAGAATAGGACCTCCATGCATGTGATCAAACGAATAATGAATAGAATTGGGATGTAACCACGACAGCGGAAAAGCATATAGTAcatcaggatcaaagagaggtgAAACTAACAGGTGTTGAAAGGGATGATCTCTAAACGTACTTACGAACTCGAGACTCCACGGCACCATATAAAAGCTGTGAATGACAGGATCATCGTATACATAAGGCTTCTCGAGCTCATAGAAGATGACACCcgtctccatctgaagggggtAGGAACATAGGGGGTAAGAAGAGTCATTGGTTTAGCACTTACAAATGTAATTATCTCATCACATAATCAAATATCTTTCAAGATATAATAATTTCTTATCCAGAATTCCCCAATTTCTCTAAAATAATCAACTGAACAAAGCGGGTAATGAAATTTAACTTTAGAATTGCTTTTCCGAATATCTCAGAGTTATGCTTAAAttctataaatattttaaaaattcataATATGCCCACTGGATTAAAATACATAAATATGCTTAAACTTTGAAAAATGGCATATTCTGTAAGTTACTTTTATTAAATTGACGTACTTTAAGATTACCCTAAATAACTCTAAACTTTTATAAAAGAAACACAGTCTTCATTGGttactttttaaattattagagAAAATATGTTACTAATTTTTAAAtatccaaaacttcatttaaataGATAAATTGGGCACGGTTCTTCCGTTTTTAAAGTAAAACCTTTTTCATTTAATTAGAGTCATATTTTTCTCAAAGCCGTCTTCCACTTGAAACCCTTTATTACAAACtaattatttttcttcaaaagtaAAACTTATAAAGAAATCATTTTTATTCATTAAATCTTCCTCAAAAGCCAAACTTTTGCTCTTTTTTATTTGAAACCTCCATTCAAAATATTCATTTAGTTATAATTAATCCCAAATTAAAATTCGACCGTCAAAACTCAGTTACATACCATTATATAACTCATATTTCAGCCAATTATTCAACAACAACATCTTAGCTCCTTATTCTTCAACATGGCCAAAATCATAACAATAATTTTAGCAGCAATTTAGCTAAAATATCAACAGCAACAATCACATATTTGAACAATAGATATCAACAGACAACAATCTAACCACAAATATCAATTAATTCATAGTTTTGACCGATAAAAGAGTCAAAACCTACCTTTGTAAAGCGCACAACACACATAAGATACcggcactacaagaaaataagctttctgccacgcttttaaagcgtgtcaaaaagtgcaaaaaagcgtgccgatagcttttcgcctcactttttgagctatcggcacgcttttgaacGGGTCACATCCGCGAGCGTGCCAGTTGCTCTATCACCACGCTTTTGTAGATTTATCGTCATGCTTTTATTTTTGGCACGCTTTTAtctcttgccacgcttaaaaagagTGGCCATAGGTATTATAATCTATAGTTACACTTGAAAAGCGTACCGAAAACTGTacatattgccacgcttttagaaGCGTGCCTAGTGGGGTAGTTTTAGCTACACTTCAAAAGCTTACCAATAGGAGAAGATATGACTATACTTTTTAAGCATGCCAATAGGAGAAAATATGACTATACTTGATAAGAGTGGCTGTTGATGATTACAagaagatatggctacgcttaaAAAACATGCCAATAGCCGAAAATATGACTATAACTTAGATCAAAATACTTATGGCTGTGTTTATGAATCTTCCTAATTAAACAttgcaaaattaatatataattttgaaTCATAGTTTGAATGACTAATTTAAAGaatgaaaattttttatataattttaaattaaccaATCCAACGTACATAAACTTTCATCACAtttgtcaaaaataaaataaaatttattatttgaaaaatGCAACATACACTAATAGCTAAAATGAGACTCATGATAAATCAAAAGTAAGCCCTAATTCATCATATTAACATTCAGGGACAGCTTGATTAGTTCATGAGACTCATGATAAATCAAAGGATCCCTGCCCCTCATTTTATTGCATAGAGTAGCTTGTTGGACATAATTTCCTGCCAAGAAAATGTGGGGTATTGTAAATCAGTACCAAAAGAAACCTCAATGAGCATGATAATGAATCATCAAATCTATATGATGAATTATACCTTGGTAGAATAAGGAGGAAGGTTCAGGTAATTAACACATGTCATCACACTTGGCAAGTCATCATCTGCTAATTCTGAAGGCCCATTCCCATTAGACGAAGCATTGGCTGCAGTTGACAAAAGCTGCACCCAGACATGTAATCATATGTTAAAATTGTACTTAGTTACTAAAAGTGAAGATCATCTTATCATATTTAGGCCACCCATTAAACTAAAGATGTAATGAGTTATTAGAGCAAAGAATCCACTTGACTTTTATCACAATAAAGTCAGGTTAATTGCTAGCCACTACTATTTTGACAGGCAGGCAGGTAGTCAACCAAGACACCACATGATggacggataatttatacgccttttggcattgtttttagtatgtttttagtatattttaattagtttttattatatttttattagtttttatttaaaattcacttttctggactttactatgagtttgtgtgttattctatgatttcaggtattttctggctgaaattgagggacctgagcaaaaatctgattcagaggctgaaaaaagactgcagatgctgttggattctgacctccctacactcaaagt includes:
- the LOC107608047 gene encoding E3 ubiquitin-protein ligase UPL3-like isoform X3, giving the protein MWKADTLVDHIKFDHGYTAKSPAIVNLLSTAANASSNGNGPSELADDDLPSVMTCVNYLNLPPYSTKEIMSNKLLYAIK